The DNA region TTGGTTGTGGATCTGCTATAGCTTCATCAAGCATGGCAACAGAGCTTATAAAAGGAAAGACTATTGAAGAAGCTTGGGATTTAACTAATAAAGCTGTGGCAGAAGCACTTGACGGTCTTCCACCAGTAAAGATGCACTGTTCAGTTTTAGCAGAAGAAGCTATTCATAAGGCAATAAACGCTTATAGAGAAAGTGTTGGACTTGAAGCATGGGAAATGAAGACTCATTCAGAAGCAATCCATGAACATGTCCATGGAAATTAGTGTAGTTCATATTTTTTATACTTTAAAACACTATGAAAATCATTGAATATTCATTGATTTTCATAGTGTTTTACTATTTTATTAAATTAAATTCAACTTAGCAGACTATTAGTAAATCCTACCTTTAAAAGATTTTACAAATTCTTCGTGAACTTTAATCTTAAGGTAACAGTATTTTGCATTAAAAATATATTTGATGGTTACAATATATTTAGGTGGTAATATGTATAAGAGAAAAGATTTCATATGGATGGATGTCTATAATCTAAAGGGTAAGAAAATTGGAGTTATAACAGACTTACTTATAAATATGAGTGAAAATGCTGTGAAGGGATTTGTTATTTCAGGCACAAGTATTTTAAAAAGATCTTCAACTGTTTTAGCTGAAGATATAGTGTCTTTTAATAAGTATATGATTATAGAAAAATTAAATAAAAGCCATTCTTATCTTAGCTTTGATGATCTTCGTGGATTAGAGGTTGTGGA from Clostridium pasteurianum BC1 includes:
- the nifU gene encoding Fe-S cluster assembly scaffold protein NifU codes for the protein MYSDKVMDHFRNPRNVGEIENANGVGEVGNPQCGDIMKIYIKVEDNKIEDVKFKTFGCGSAIASSSMATELIKGKTIEEAWDLTNKAVAEALDGLPPVKMHCSVLAEEAIHKAINAYRESVGLEAWEMKTHSEAIHEHVHGN
- a CDS encoding PRC-barrel domain-containing protein, translating into MYKRKDFIWMDVYNLKGKKIGVITDLLINMSENAVKGFVISGTSILKRSSTVLAEDIVSFNKYMIIEKLNKSHSYLSFDDLRGLEVVDDLGDIDGIVEEIIFDSSNFKIKGLIISRGILQNFTQGKKVILQQDYIIGDKNVFHVNKNRKFNFVTIFHKLNLEDGENEK